A region from the Rhodamnia argentea isolate NSW1041297 chromosome 7, ASM2092103v1, whole genome shotgun sequence genome encodes:
- the LOC115746877 gene encoding 29 kDa ribonucleoprotein A, chloroplastic, whose translation MSTLSTAASSLSLPSFAPKAARSFALKPTSLSSLALGLRLGLKSLSASPPLPCFDVAPTPRAAPASRFLRRVAVSSDIDQEEEGEGGFLGDDGGRAFSPDLKLFVGNLPFNVDSSQLAGLFESAGNVEMVEVIYDKETGRSRGFGFVTMSSVEEVEAAAQQFNGYELDGRALRVNYGPPPARRDGPPPRMGSRGGSNSSNRVYVGNLSWGVDDLALETLFNEQGRVLEAKVVYDRESGRSRGFGFVSYGSADEVNNAIESLNGVDLNGRSIRVTHAEAKPRRQF comes from the exons ATGTCCACTCTCTCTACTGCTGCCTCGTCCCTCAGCCTACCTTCCTTTGCTCCCAAGGCTGCCCGCTCCTTCGCGCTCAAGCCCACTTCGCTCTCTTCCCTCGCCCTCGGCCTCCGCCTCGGCCTCAAGTCCCTCTCCGCCTCCCCTCCGTTGCCGTGCTTCGACGTAGCTCCCACTCCCAGGGCCGCCCCGGCCTCCCGCTTCCTCCGCCGCGTCGCCGTGTCTTCCGATATCGAccaggaggaggaaggagaaggggGTTTCCTTGGCGACGACGGGGGGCGCGCCTTCTCCCCCGACCTCAAGCTCTTCGTGGGCAATCTCCCCTTCAACGTCGACAGCTCGCAGCTCGCCGGCTTGTTCGAGAGCGCTGGGAACGTCGAGATGGTCGAG GTGATTTATGATAAAGAAACCGGGAGGAGCAGGGGTTTTGGGTTCGTGACCATGTCCTCGGTGGAGGAAGTTGAAGCTGCTGCTCAGCAATTTAATGGCTAT GAACTCGATGGAAGGGCTTTGAGGGTCAATTATGGACCGCCTCCTGCTAGGAGGGACGGTCCACCACCTAGAATGGGTAGTAGAGGCGGGTCAAATTCCTCTAACCGTGTCTACGTCGGCAACCTCTCATGGGGTGTTGATGATCTGGCACTTGAAACATTGTTCAATGAGCAAGGTAGGGTTTTGGAAGCCAAGGTGGTCTATGACAGGGAGAGTGGTCGGTCAAGGGGTTTTGGCTTTGTGTCTTATGGTTCTGCTGATGAAGTTAACAACGCTATTGAGTCCTTAAATGGCGTG GACCTGAATGGAAGGTCAATTCGAGTCACCCATGCAGAAGCTAAGCCGAGGCGCCAATTTTGA
- the LOC115746875 gene encoding synaptotagmin-3-like isoform X1: protein MGFINSLLEILGLGIGVPLGLIVGYFLFVHFEPKDVKDPLSRPLHEFDTRSLLDLLPEVPLWAKHPDFHRVDWLNRFLRYMWPYLDQAICNLIRSTAQPMFEEYVGTYQIKALEFEKLSLGTLPPAIHGVKVHETNENELVLEPAIRWAGNPNIILVLKLLFLRIPVQLLDVQISAVPRIILKPLLPTFPCFASITVSLLDKPQVDFGLKLFNGDMMAIPLLYQSVQETIRKQIANLYLWPQTLEIPILDGSAGATKKPVGILHVKVIRARKLLKMDLLGTSDPYVQLSLSGEKLPSKRTTVKMNNLNPEWNESFNLTVKDFRSQVLELHVYDWEKFGTHDKLGMQVVPLTLISPHEPKEFTLNLVKNQNLNDPHNKKPRGQLMVELSYHPLREDSHGFSGPLERHESQISESEVLEKTNEEASHNCQPGLLLVTVKGAEDVEDKHHTNPYALVMFRGEEKKTKLVKRTRDPCWNEEFQFVLEEAPLKEEIQIQVMSKRRTKFCFSSKESLGYVNINLSDVVFNGHINEKFNLINSRNGVIHVEIRWEVT from the exons ATGGGATTCATTAATAGCCTGCTGGAGATCCTCGGACTCGGCATCGGAGTCCCGCTCGGCCTCATCGTCGGTTACTTCCTCTTCGTGCATTTCGAGCCCAAAGATGTGAAG GATCCTCTGTCGAGGCCACTCCACGAGTTCGACACTCGCTCTCTGCTTGATCTTTTGCCGGAGGTCCCTCTCTGGGCAAAGCATCCGGATTTCCACAGA GTTGATTGGCTGAACAGGTTCTTGAGATACATGTGGCCTTACCTAGATCAG GCCATATGCAATTTGATAAGAAGCACCGCACAGCCAATGTTCGAGGAGTACGTTGGCACTTATCAGATAAAAGCGCTGGAGTTTGAAAAGCTGAGTCTTGGAACTCTGCCTCCAGCAATTCATG GTGTTAAAGTGCACGAAACTAACGAAAATGAATTAGTGCTTGAACCTGCGATTAGATGGGCTGGAAACCCCAACATAATCTTGGTGCTGAAACTCTTGTTCCTACGGATACCGGTCCAG CTGTTGGATGTACAGATATCAGCAGTTCCCCGAATCATTCTCAAACCCCTTTTGCCGACATTTCCTTGTTTCGCAAGTATAACGGTGTCCTTGCTGGACAAA CCTCAGGTTGATTTTGGATTAAAACTCTTCAATGGGGATATGATGGCGATACCATTGTTGTATCAATCTGTTCAG GAAACGATAAGAAAGCAAATAGCTAATCTGTACCTTTGGCCTCAGACACTGGAGATTCCAATTCTTGATGGTTCAGC TGGGGCAACAAAGAAACCCGTGGGCATACTCCATGTGAAGGTCATACGAGCTCGCAAGCTCCTGAAGATGGATCTTTTAGGAACTTCAGATCCTTATGTTCAACTCAGCCTGAGCGGGGAGAAACTTCCCTCTAAAAGAACTACTGTGAAGATGAACAATCTGAATCCAGAGTGGAATGAAAGTTTCAACCTCACCGTGAAAGACTTTCGATCCCAAGTACTTGAATTACATGTCTACGACTGGGAAAAG TTTGGGACTCACGACAAGCTGGGCATGCAAGTGGTTCCGCTGACGTTGATCTCGCCTCATGAGCCAAAAGAGTTCACCCTTAACCTGGTCAAGAACCAGAATCTCAATGACCCTCATAACAAGAAACCCAGAGGGCAACTCATGGTCGAGCTATCATACCATCCTCTGAGGGAAGACAGCCACGGATTTAGCGGACCGTTGGAACGACATGAGAGCCAAATAAGTGAGAGTGAAGTACTCGAAAAGACAAATGAGGAAGCATCGCATAATTGTCAACCTGGTCTGCTGCTGGTCACGGTAAAAGGTGCAGAAGACGTGGAGGATAAGCATCACACGAACCCTTATGCATTGGTTATGTTcagaggagaagaaaagaaaaccaag TTGGTGAAGAGAACCAGAGATCCATGTTGGAATGAAGAGTTCCAGTTCGTGCTTGAGGAAGCTCCTCTCAAGGAGGAGATTCAGATTCAGGTCATGAGCAAAAGGAGGACCAAGTTTTGTTTCAGTTCCAAG GAATCATTGGGCTACGTCAACATAAACCTTAGCGATGTCGTGTTCAACGGACACATCAacgagaaattcaatttgatcaattcgaGGAATGGAGTCATACATGTCGAAATCCGGTGGGAGGTGACTTGA
- the LOC115746875 gene encoding synaptotagmin-3-like isoform X3, with the protein MLLDVQISAVPRIILKPLLPTFPCFASITVSLLDKPQVDFGLKLFNGDMMAIPLLYQSVQETIRKQIANLYLWPQTLEIPILDGSAGATKKPVGILHVKVIRARKLLKMDLLGTSDPYVQLSLSGEKLPSKRTTVKMNNLNPEWNESFNLTVKDFRSQVLELHVYDWEKFGTHDKLGMQVVPLTLISPHEPKEFTLNLVKNQNLNDPHNKKPRGQLMVELSYHPLREDSHGFSGPLERHESQISESEVLEKTNEEASHNCQPGLLLVTVKGAEDVEDKHHTNPYALVMFRGEEKKTKLVKRTRDPCWNEEFQFVLEEAPLKEEIQIQVMSKRRTKFCFSSKESLGYVNINLSDVVFNGHINEKFNLINSRNGVIHVEIRWEVT; encoded by the exons ATG CTGTTGGATGTACAGATATCAGCAGTTCCCCGAATCATTCTCAAACCCCTTTTGCCGACATTTCCTTGTTTCGCAAGTATAACGGTGTCCTTGCTGGACAAA CCTCAGGTTGATTTTGGATTAAAACTCTTCAATGGGGATATGATGGCGATACCATTGTTGTATCAATCTGTTCAG GAAACGATAAGAAAGCAAATAGCTAATCTGTACCTTTGGCCTCAGACACTGGAGATTCCAATTCTTGATGGTTCAGC TGGGGCAACAAAGAAACCCGTGGGCATACTCCATGTGAAGGTCATACGAGCTCGCAAGCTCCTGAAGATGGATCTTTTAGGAACTTCAGATCCTTATGTTCAACTCAGCCTGAGCGGGGAGAAACTTCCCTCTAAAAGAACTACTGTGAAGATGAACAATCTGAATCCAGAGTGGAATGAAAGTTTCAACCTCACCGTGAAAGACTTTCGATCCCAAGTACTTGAATTACATGTCTACGACTGGGAAAAG TTTGGGACTCACGACAAGCTGGGCATGCAAGTGGTTCCGCTGACGTTGATCTCGCCTCATGAGCCAAAAGAGTTCACCCTTAACCTGGTCAAGAACCAGAATCTCAATGACCCTCATAACAAGAAACCCAGAGGGCAACTCATGGTCGAGCTATCATACCATCCTCTGAGGGAAGACAGCCACGGATTTAGCGGACCGTTGGAACGACATGAGAGCCAAATAAGTGAGAGTGAAGTACTCGAAAAGACAAATGAGGAAGCATCGCATAATTGTCAACCTGGTCTGCTGCTGGTCACGGTAAAAGGTGCAGAAGACGTGGAGGATAAGCATCACACGAACCCTTATGCATTGGTTATGTTcagaggagaagaaaagaaaaccaag TTGGTGAAGAGAACCAGAGATCCATGTTGGAATGAAGAGTTCCAGTTCGTGCTTGAGGAAGCTCCTCTCAAGGAGGAGATTCAGATTCAGGTCATGAGCAAAAGGAGGACCAAGTTTTGTTTCAGTTCCAAG GAATCATTGGGCTACGTCAACATAAACCTTAGCGATGTCGTGTTCAACGGACACATCAacgagaaattcaatttgatcaattcgaGGAATGGAGTCATACATGTCGAAATCCGGTGGGAGGTGACTTGA
- the LOC115746875 gene encoding synaptotagmin-3-like isoform X2 — translation MGFINSLLEILGLGIGVPLGLIVGYFLFVHFEPKDVKDPLSRPLHEFDTRSLLDLLPEVPLWAKHPDFHRVDWLNRFLRYMWPYLDQAICNLIRSTAQPMFEEYVGTYQIKALEFEKLSLGTLPPAIHGVKVHETNENELVLEPAIRWAGNPNIILVLKLLFLRIPVQLLDVQISAVPRIILKPLLPTFPCFASITVSLLDKPQVDFGLKLFNGDMMAIPLLYQSVQETIRKQIANLYLWPQTLEIPILDGSAGATKKPVGILHVKVIRARKLLKMDLLGTSDPYVQLSLSGEKLPSKRTTVKMNNLNPEWNESFNLTVKDFRSQVLELHVYDWEKFGTHDKLGMQVVPLTLISPHEPKEFTLNLVKNQNLNDPHNKKPRGQLMVELSYHPLREDSHGFSGPLERHESQISESEVLEKTNEEASHNCQPGLLLVTVKGAEDVEDKHHTNPYALVMFRGEEKKTKFMS, via the exons ATGGGATTCATTAATAGCCTGCTGGAGATCCTCGGACTCGGCATCGGAGTCCCGCTCGGCCTCATCGTCGGTTACTTCCTCTTCGTGCATTTCGAGCCCAAAGATGTGAAG GATCCTCTGTCGAGGCCACTCCACGAGTTCGACACTCGCTCTCTGCTTGATCTTTTGCCGGAGGTCCCTCTCTGGGCAAAGCATCCGGATTTCCACAGA GTTGATTGGCTGAACAGGTTCTTGAGATACATGTGGCCTTACCTAGATCAG GCCATATGCAATTTGATAAGAAGCACCGCACAGCCAATGTTCGAGGAGTACGTTGGCACTTATCAGATAAAAGCGCTGGAGTTTGAAAAGCTGAGTCTTGGAACTCTGCCTCCAGCAATTCATG GTGTTAAAGTGCACGAAACTAACGAAAATGAATTAGTGCTTGAACCTGCGATTAGATGGGCTGGAAACCCCAACATAATCTTGGTGCTGAAACTCTTGTTCCTACGGATACCGGTCCAG CTGTTGGATGTACAGATATCAGCAGTTCCCCGAATCATTCTCAAACCCCTTTTGCCGACATTTCCTTGTTTCGCAAGTATAACGGTGTCCTTGCTGGACAAA CCTCAGGTTGATTTTGGATTAAAACTCTTCAATGGGGATATGATGGCGATACCATTGTTGTATCAATCTGTTCAG GAAACGATAAGAAAGCAAATAGCTAATCTGTACCTTTGGCCTCAGACACTGGAGATTCCAATTCTTGATGGTTCAGC TGGGGCAACAAAGAAACCCGTGGGCATACTCCATGTGAAGGTCATACGAGCTCGCAAGCTCCTGAAGATGGATCTTTTAGGAACTTCAGATCCTTATGTTCAACTCAGCCTGAGCGGGGAGAAACTTCCCTCTAAAAGAACTACTGTGAAGATGAACAATCTGAATCCAGAGTGGAATGAAAGTTTCAACCTCACCGTGAAAGACTTTCGATCCCAAGTACTTGAATTACATGTCTACGACTGGGAAAAG TTTGGGACTCACGACAAGCTGGGCATGCAAGTGGTTCCGCTGACGTTGATCTCGCCTCATGAGCCAAAAGAGTTCACCCTTAACCTGGTCAAGAACCAGAATCTCAATGACCCTCATAACAAGAAACCCAGAGGGCAACTCATGGTCGAGCTATCATACCATCCTCTGAGGGAAGACAGCCACGGATTTAGCGGACCGTTGGAACGACATGAGAGCCAAATAAGTGAGAGTGAAGTACTCGAAAAGACAAATGAGGAAGCATCGCATAATTGTCAACCTGGTCTGCTGCTGGTCACGGTAAAAGGTGCAGAAGACGTGGAGGATAAGCATCACACGAACCCTTATGCATTGGTTATGTTcagaggagaagaaaagaaaaccaag TTCATGTCCTAG